Within the Medicago truncatula cultivar Jemalong A17 chromosome 4, MtrunA17r5.0-ANR, whole genome shotgun sequence genome, the region ATATAAAAAGGTAGTAAACTTACCATTTTAGCCTGAAGTTGCTTAAGTTGATAATTCAGAAGACTTGGAAATAATTCTAATTATTGTGACATCTACACTGAGGAAATTATATCGAAACATTAGACTTTATAATActctatttataataaaattatcatttttccaGTGTGGAAAAGGGGAAGGCAGAGCCTTTTGAAACCGATTCTTTGACAAAGGAATTACTGGACACCAACAAATGCTATATTTTAGATTGTGGGTTAGAGGTGTTTGTTTGGATAGGACGAAACACATCTCTCGATGAAAGGAAAAGCGCAAGTGGATCTACAGATGTAATTTCTCTTCTTTACTTCTCGGTATTGTTGAGCATTTGTTAGGAGTGTTAATGATTATTGGGTTTCTGCTGGTTAAAAACAGGAACTAGTCAGTAGCACCAATCGACCAAAATCCCAGATAATCCGCGTAATGGAAGGATTTGAAACAGTGATGTTCAGGTCCAAATTTGATTCTTGGCCTCAGACAACTAATGCAGCAATGCCTGAAGATGGCCGTGGCAAGGTAGCAGGTGAGTTTTAAATAAACTTTAATGTAACTAGCCtgaataggttttttttttttgttgaggggtATTCTGAATAGGTTTCTTCAGCATCATTTTCCCTACTGTTATCTTATTCTAATATTGTGTCTTGTTTCCAGCACTTCTTAAACGTCAAGGATTGGATGTCAAGGGCCTCGTGAAAGCTGATCCAGTAAAAGAAGAACCTCAACCCTACATTGACTGCACGGGACATTTACAAGTACTCGAATACATTTTATATCAAATAACTCATCGCAACTGATATCTCATGATGCAATTTTTATcagtattatatttaatttttcagtGGTCTTATATCCCCTATGTATTTGATTTCTCTTAGTGGGAGAATCTTTAGAATTCCAATCACTATATTCTCAAAACTCTACCCCATTCTAAAGATGATCATCAAAATGAGAAACTTAAATGCACAAGAGCTATATTCTATCATATGCTTCAAATAGCCAGCATCACACTTCACAGTTCCTACACAAAATGGATGTAGAAATATCAAACTTGGGGCCCTTGTTTTACCTGATTTATCTGCTAACTATCAACCCTGGGATAATTTCTTACCGCActgaatttttattaaaataagatCTTGGTGCTGTAGTTTTATCCATTTGTGTTTGGTCCCTACTAGACATTGTTCCTAGTCCCTACTTTTTCACTAGTTTGGGTTATATGTTCCACACATAGAAGTATAGGTTCTTAATCGTTTGGGTTTGCCCATACTGTTTCTACCCAATAAGCCACTGTTCCCCATTTTCCACAAAGGTTTGGTTCCTATAGTTTCCAGTTGGTAAGGTATTGTCCTTTACAGTCCAAAACTAAATCAATGGAAACTAAAGGGGCCATAATAAGACTATGTTAGAGATTTTTTCTAGCGATTAAGTTAGGAGCCAGTCAACtgtaaaatgatttatttcTCCTACTAGTGATAGGTATATAACCTCATTTAAGGATTGAAAAAGCTATTCTGAGTAGCGTCCTTTTGGCTTGGTATTCCAATTAATTTTCTCACATTCTACAACATAAGGATTTAAGGATTCAAAATCTCTTGAGAAATTTCAAAAGACATGTTCTGTACTTATCCTTACTTGGATGAATTGATTGTGATTTTAATAATAGACTTCATTTCCAACATTTTCTTTTGCttaattgtttatgttgttgacaAGTGTTATACCATAACTTCTCAGGTTTGGCGTGTGAATGGTCAAGAAAAAAATCTTCTCGCAGCCACTGACCAGTCAAAATTTTATAGCGGAGATTGCTACATCTTTCAGTATTCATATCCAGGAGAAGATAGGGAGGAGCATCTTATAGGAACATGGATTGGAAAGAACAGTGTTGAGGTGAAagatttatagtatttttttccaGTTCTTTCTGAATGTGTGTGTCTGTGTTGAtttattcaatataaaaatcTCAAAATCTGTCTTAAAATATTTATCTGGAGCGGAAACTTATGTTAGTGAATTATAGCTTATCAATTTTATTACACCATACACAAAATTGGTAACTGCTCTGGGACCAGGAAGTGTTGAATAAATGCATAAACTAATTTGGTCTTGTTATAAAATTGCATTATCCTGCGTTTCTTACAAGCTCTCTGTTGAAATTAGGATGAAAGAGCCTCATGTCTTTCACTAGCAAGCAAAATGGTCGAATCAATGAAGTTTATTCCAtctatggtattttttttttcttaaattgatattttcaaTTTGTTGAGAGATTATTTCTGCTCATTTCTCATGTCCTTACTGATGTTATCCATGTGTAATTGATTGAAGGCTCGTATTTATGAAGGCAGTGaaacaattcaattttattcCATCCTCCAAAGCTTGATTGTTTTTAAGGTTTGTTGGATTTTGATTGGTGTAACTAGAAAAAGCTATTTTATAgcttgaattattttttatttaatactgGTCATTTATTTCAACTGTCCATCAGGGCGGACTTAGTGATGCATATAAGAATTACATTGCGGAGAATGAAATTCCAGACGAGACATACAAGGAAGATGGTGTTGCATTATTTCGCATCCAGGGCTCTGGACCAGAGAGTATGCAAGCTATACAAGTTAACTCAGTATGTCATCTTGTCTGTTTGTAGTGGCCATTCTAGCCCCTCATTTTGTATGGgcaatttataataaaataaaaataatcacaatttttcttttcattgtcTTCGTCAACCAGGCTGCTTCCTCCTTGAATTCCTCTTATTGCTACATACTTCAGAGTGAGTCCGTTGTTTTTACATGGTATGGAAATCTTACAAATTCTGATGACCAAGAACTCGCTGAGAGAATGCTGGATTTAATTAAGGTTTGTATGTTTCAAGATACTTATATGTGAAAAATTCGAATAGTTCAAACAAACAccacaatgttttttttttcctaaaaaaactgACTAACATGTTCGCGTTGAACAATTTTATATGTTTGCATATATGTGGTTAAGAAAATATTGAGCTTATTTGACTTCCTTAAGACAAACACTTGTATAAGTGTTTgaaaaaacatgtaaaaaaGAGATTATGAATCCCCAAGATAACTTGTTATTGCCAAACTTGCCATTGGACTATATGGAATTGCCTCAGTTTTCCAGTGCCTTGGTTTTGATCCCAGAAGGCATTATTTTCCCAAGCCACATTACCCAGCCCAGAAATTATGCAAAAATATAACTGTGTCTTTATCAACACATATGCTTGCCAATTGTCTGCAGCCGGATTTACAATGCAGACCACAAAAGGAAGGTGCAGAAACTGAACAGTTTTGGGAATTGTTAGGAGTGAAAACAGAATATTCCAGTCAAAAGATTGTGAGGGAAGCTGAAAATGATCCTCACCTATTTTCTTGCAATTTCTCAGAAGGTAAGGACCAATACCTTGTTATCTGGGTAGTTTTGTTTGATATTCACCCACCCACGCCCATTTCTTCTTGAAGGCAAATAATGACTGACTTATTTATGATGGTTTCTTTCCCTGCCTGATGTCAACATGCAGGAAATTTAAAGGTGTGTGCACCCATGGATCTGTTCAAATGCacgattttttaatattttgtgttGAGTTGATCCCATCGTATGAAGGAAATGTTTATTTACAGGTGATAGAGATACACAACTTTTCCCAGGATGATTTGATGACAGAAGATATCTTCATCTTGGATTGTCACTCTCAAATCTTTGTGTGGGTTGGCCAGCAGGTTGACCCCAAACGTAGAGTGCAGGCTCTCCCAATTGGTGAGGTATAACTGGTTTTGCTTTGGTTGGAACTAACAAACATGCTGGTATAATTTAGTCCCTAATACTTTCAAGAGTTTTTCATCAACCTAAAATCTTACACCTTGGTTATTTGCTcctccttttaattttttattgtggATTTAACTGACATTTTTTTATCGTTAAAACACCATTAAGCATTTTAACTGCAAATCTGGCAGAGCTTTTCCTTGTCGAAATCATTGTTTAAAGATCTTAAGCAATTATTGTTTCAAAATTAGCGCACTGAATGTCTTTTATTCCGTATTAGTATTTCTGAAGTCATatgtgtaatttattttttgacaagatcGGAAGTCATATGTATAATTCTTAACTTATTATTTTGGAAATGTACAGAAATTTCTCGAACAAGATTTTCTTCTAGAAACAATATCTTGTTCTGCTCCAATATATATTGTCATGGAAGGCAGCGAGCCGCCTTTCTTCACTCGCTTCTTTAAATGGGATTCTGCAAAATCTGCAGTAAGTTTTACAGTGCAATAGCGTAATTATATGACTTCCAATAGTCTTAAAGTTCTGACAATTGAGAATTCCTTTTTACGGCAGATGCTGGGAAACTCATATCAAAGGAAGCTTGCAATCATGAAAAATGGGGGCACTCCACCTTTGGTTGTAAGTCATCAAGTCAATGCTGCCTTTACAATCATGAGTATTGCGTTTGTATTATGTGTGTCCAAATCAGACCACACTTGCATGTTGTGTGCTAGCTTAGTGGTGGTGATTGCCTAGCTTTGTTTTCTGAAGGGACT harbors:
- the LOC11431044 gene encoding villin-4 produces the protein MGISVRDLDPALKGAGQKDGLEIWRIENFNPVPIPQSSHGKFFTGDSYVILKTTASKSGALRHDIHYWLGKDTSQDEAGAAAIKTVELDAVLGGRAVQYREVQGHETQKFLSYFKPCIIPQEGGAASGFKHVEAEEHKTRLFVCKGKHVVYVKEVPFARSSLNHDDIFILDTESKIFQFNGSNSSIQERAKALEVVQYIKDTYHDGKCEVASIEDGRLMADSESGEFWGLFGGFAPLPRKTVSDDDKTIDSHPPKLLCVEKGKAEPFETDSLTKELLDTNKCYILDCGLEVFVWIGRNTSLDERKSASGSTDELVSSTNRPKSQIIRVMEGFETVMFRSKFDSWPQTTNAAMPEDGRGKVAALLKRQGLDVKGLVKADPVKEEPQPYIDCTGHLQVWRVNGQEKNLLAATDQSKFYSGDCYIFQYSYPGEDREEHLIGTWIGKNSVEDERASCLSLASKMVESMKFIPSMARIYEGSETIQFYSILQSLIVFKGGLSDAYKNYIAENEIPDETYKEDGVALFRIQGSGPESMQAIQVNSAASSLNSSYCYILQSESVVFTWYGNLTNSDDQELAERMLDLIKPDLQCRPQKEGAETEQFWELLGVKTEYSSQKIVREAENDPHLFSCNFSEGNLKVIEIHNFSQDDLMTEDIFILDCHSQIFVWVGQQVDPKRRVQALPIGEKFLEQDFLLETISCSAPIYIVMEGSEPPFFTRFFKWDSAKSAMLGNSYQRKLAIMKNGGTPPLVKPKRRASVSYGGRSGGLPEKSQRSRSMSVSPDRVRVRGRSPAFNALAATFENSNVRNLSTPPPMIRKLYPKSKTPDLATLAPKSSAISHLTSTFEPPSAREKLIPRSLKDTSKSNPETNSDNENSTGSREESLTIQEDVNEGEPEDNEGLPVYPYESVKTDSTDPMPDIDVTKREAYLSPEEFQERLGMTRSEFYKLPKWKQNKLKMAVQLF